The following proteins are co-located in the Pedobacter sp. FW305-3-2-15-E-R2A2 genome:
- a CDS encoding FMN-binding glutamate synthase family protein: protein MRKAFIAIAAFLVTATVMISLAWPPFYWAFIFIGPIVILGVYDLYQPKHSIVRNYPVVGRLRYFMEDLRPKVYQYFVESDTNGKPFSRLNRSLIYQRAKKENDTIPFGTQLDVYENGYEWLSHSIAAISHTELDEDPRVLVGGPACKKPYSASIYNISAMSFGSLSQNAILALNGGAKLGNFAHNTGEGGISDYHANPGGDLIWQIGTGYFGCRHHDGSFNYDAFAERSQSEQVKMIEIKLSQGAKPGHGGILPAKKVTPEIARIRLVKEGFDVISPPAHAAFKTPLELVAFVQKLRELSGGKPVGIKLCIGRRSEFFAICKAMSETGTYVDFITVDGGEGGTGASPQEFSNAVGMPLREGVAFVYDVLSGFNLKQHIKIIASGKISSGFDLVKNIALGADLCNSARGMMFALGCIQALECNSNTCPTGVATQDASLMKGLVVEDKRVRVFNFHKLTVESAVELLGAAGLHHTYQLTRAYINRRIAPNVMQSYMESFPYIPEGSLLRTPYPLRFELGMALSTSASFTPTDYKVSIVDYAHANSFNDNLTQGN from the coding sequence ATGAGAAAAGCTTTTATCGCAATTGCTGCATTTCTGGTGACCGCAACGGTCATGATCAGCCTGGCCTGGCCACCATTCTACTGGGCTTTTATCTTTATCGGACCGATTGTCATCTTAGGGGTTTACGACCTTTACCAGCCCAAACATAGCATCGTCAGGAATTACCCCGTAGTTGGCCGGTTAAGGTATTTTATGGAAGACCTGCGCCCAAAAGTCTATCAGTATTTTGTGGAAAGCGATACCAATGGAAAACCATTCAGCAGGTTAAACCGTTCGTTGATTTATCAAAGAGCAAAAAAAGAGAACGATACCATTCCATTTGGTACACAGCTGGATGTTTATGAAAACGGATATGAATGGCTGAGTCATAGCATTGCCGCGATCAGTCATACGGAGCTGGATGAAGACCCAAGAGTACTTGTCGGCGGACCTGCTTGTAAAAAGCCATACTCTGCAAGTATCTATAATATATCGGCCATGAGTTTTGGCTCATTGAGTCAGAATGCGATTCTGGCCTTAAACGGAGGCGCTAAACTAGGGAACTTTGCCCACAATACAGGTGAAGGCGGAATCAGTGATTACCATGCTAATCCAGGCGGAGATCTCATTTGGCAAATTGGAACAGGTTATTTCGGTTGTCGCCATCACGATGGTAGTTTTAATTATGACGCCTTTGCAGAGCGCTCCCAGTCTGAGCAAGTGAAGATGATTGAAATTAAACTTTCTCAGGGTGCTAAACCAGGGCATGGAGGAATCTTGCCGGCCAAGAAAGTTACTCCGGAAATCGCGAGGATCAGGTTGGTGAAGGAAGGTTTTGATGTGATCTCTCCGCCTGCACATGCGGCTTTTAAGACGCCTTTGGAGCTGGTGGCTTTTGTGCAGAAATTAAGGGAATTGTCGGGCGGGAAACCTGTAGGGATAAAATTGTGTATTGGTCGTAGGAGTGAATTTTTTGCCATTTGTAAAGCGATGTCAGAAACAGGAACTTATGTTGATTTTATTACAGTTGACGGCGGTGAAGGTGGTACCGGTGCATCGCCTCAGGAATTCTCTAATGCGGTCGGCATGCCTTTAAGAGAAGGAGTAGCCTTTGTGTATGATGTATTGAGTGGGTTTAACCTGAAACAACACATCAAAATCATTGCTTCAGGAAAGATATCTTCCGGATTTGATCTGGTAAAGAACATTGCTCTAGGTGCAGATCTATGTAATTCTGCAAGAGGAATGATGTTCGCACTGGGTTGCATACAGGCGTTGGAATGTAATAGCAATACTTGTCCGACTGGTGTGGCGACACAAGATGCGAGTCTGATGAAAGGACTGGTTGTAGAAGATAAAAGAGTCAGGGTGTTTAACTTTCATAAGCTTACCGTAGAAAGTGCCGTAGAACTGCTCGGTGCTGCGGGATTACACCATACTTATCAGTTGACCAGAGCTTATATCAATAGAAGGATTGCTCCCAATGTGATGCAGTCCTATATGGAGAGTTTCCCTTATATTCCGGAAGGCAGTTTGTTGAGAACGCCTTACCCTTTGAGATTTGAGCTGGGCATGGCATTGAGTACTTCTGCCAGTTTTACACCTACGGATTACAAGGTTTCCATTGTCGATTATGCGCATGCGAATTCTTTTAATGACAATTTAACGCAAGGGAATTAG
- the asnS gene encoding asparagine--tRNA ligase — MIKREKVKSLLETEQFDREVTVMGWVRTFRNNQFIAINDGSCMGNIQIVVDFNNTPEDLLKRITTGAAISVTGIIVESVGKGQRVDIKANSIEILGDSDPEKFPLQPKKHSLEFLREIAHLRFRTNTFNAVFKLRHALAFAIHQFYNDRGFVYMHTPVITASDAEGAGEMFKVTTLDFDNTPRTEDGKVDFSQDFFARATNLTVSGQLEGELAAMAFGQIYTFGPTFRAENSNTTRHLAEFWMIEPEVAFADLEDNMQLAEDMMKYVIDYALKNCPEEIEFLNNRLLEEEKTKPQNERSELSLIEKLNFCLNNDFERLTYTEAIAILRSSKPNQKKQFKYLIDEWGADLQSEHERYLVEKHFKKPVILTDYPADIKSFYMRQNEPDAQGRKTVAAMDILFPGIGEMVGGSAREERMDKLVQRMEELNIPQEELWWYLDTRRFGTAPHAGFGLGFERLVLFVSGMTNIRDVIAFPRFPRNAEF, encoded by the coding sequence ATGATAAAACGAGAAAAAGTAAAAAGCCTGTTAGAGACAGAGCAGTTCGACAGAGAAGTGACCGTTATGGGTTGGGTACGTACCTTCCGTAACAATCAGTTTATAGCTATAAATGATGGTTCCTGCATGGGAAATATCCAGATCGTTGTCGACTTCAATAATACCCCTGAAGATTTATTAAAACGCATTACTACAGGAGCTGCAATATCCGTTACAGGAATCATTGTAGAATCCGTTGGTAAAGGCCAGAGAGTTGATATAAAAGCAAATTCCATTGAAATATTAGGCGATAGTGATCCGGAAAAATTCCCTTTACAACCTAAGAAACACAGCTTAGAATTCCTGAGAGAAATTGCGCATCTACGCTTCCGCACCAACACTTTCAATGCGGTTTTCAAGTTACGTCATGCCCTGGCTTTTGCCATTCATCAGTTTTATAACGACAGAGGCTTTGTGTACATGCATACCCCTGTCATTACAGCTTCCGATGCTGAAGGTGCCGGTGAAATGTTCAAAGTAACGACTTTAGACTTTGACAACACCCCACGTACAGAAGACGGCAAAGTAGATTTCTCACAAGATTTCTTTGCCCGTGCAACCAACCTTACCGTATCCGGACAACTGGAAGGTGAGCTTGCTGCAATGGCCTTTGGACAGATCTATACTTTCGGCCCTACATTCAGAGCTGAAAATTCAAACACCACACGTCACCTTGCAGAATTCTGGATGATTGAGCCTGAGGTTGCTTTTGCAGACCTGGAAGACAACATGCAGCTGGCAGAAGACATGATGAAATATGTCATCGACTATGCCTTAAAAAACTGCCCTGAAGAAATAGAGTTCCTGAACAACCGTTTGCTGGAAGAGGAGAAAACCAAACCCCAGAACGAACGCAGTGAACTTTCTTTAATAGAGAAACTTAACTTCTGCCTGAACAATGACTTTGAGCGCCTGACCTATACGGAAGCCATCGCCATCCTAAGGTCTTCCAAACCAAATCAAAAGAAACAATTCAAATATCTTATTGATGAATGGGGAGCAGACCTTCAGTCGGAACATGAGCGCTATCTGGTAGAAAAACATTTCAAAAAACCAGTGATCTTAACAGACTATCCGGCAGACATCAAATCATTCTACATGCGTCAGAATGAACCTGATGCCCAGGGAAGAAAAACAGTGGCCGCAATGGACATCCTTTTCCCTGGAATCGGAGAAATGGTAGGTGGTTCTGCAAGAGAAGAACGTATGGATAAACTTGTTCAAAGAATGGAAGAGCTGAATATCCCACAGGAAGAACTATGGTGGTATTTAGATACCAGACGTTTTGGAACAGCTCCACATGCAGGATTCGGATTAGGCTTCGAAAGACTGGTACTTTTTGTGAGTGGAATGACGAATATCAGAGACGTGATTGCTTTTCCACGTTTCCCAAGAAACGCTGAGTTTTAA
- a CDS encoding HAMP domain-containing sensor histidine kinase — protein MQPNRKLSFWQNAIGDVYNFSLEERIFNTMCIFAFFAMLVEAPYNYAVNLKVLAWLCCICMLFILALYYGSRVKRKSSLCIMVFCLACNIAFVFCYFYNSGILGPNILLFALSFFIIITIIPKQQYVFWVPLNLLVVLTVLVVELYCPHLIPNLYLNNAVRTIDFGVTYIVATTLILFSISYMRKNYDHERSSVEERNRAIEVQNEEILFQKRELEYLNREKDRLLSIVAHDVRMPLSSIQGYLELLNAVGLEEGEKSFIEEQLLEITRDTSEMLMNLLSWSRTQLMGTNVQLKSLDVNEALKNWLKIEKAIADKKGIRLNVLTAGQLNLMADHDMLHLVIRNLVSNALKFTPAGGEIIVSTRYRDDEGMIIISDNGIGISNDKQENLFHLNASATYGTNNEKGIGLGLLLCKEFTEQQQGKIWFESKEDKGSVFYISFKLGAV, from the coding sequence GTGCAACCAAATCGTAAACTTTCCTTCTGGCAAAATGCCATTGGTGATGTCTATAACTTTTCTCTCGAAGAACGTATTTTTAATACCATGTGCATCTTTGCTTTCTTTGCCATGTTGGTGGAAGCTCCTTATAACTATGCTGTGAATCTGAAAGTACTGGCATGGCTTTGCTGTATATGCATGTTGTTTATCTTAGCTTTATATTATGGCTCCAGGGTGAAGCGGAAGTCTTCGTTGTGCATTATGGTTTTTTGCCTGGCTTGTAACATTGCTTTTGTTTTCTGTTATTTTTATAATTCAGGAATCCTTGGTCCGAATATTTTGCTCTTTGCACTTTCTTTTTTTATCATCATTACCATTATTCCTAAGCAGCAATATGTATTTTGGGTGCCGCTCAATCTGCTCGTTGTACTTACGGTATTGGTGGTGGAACTTTATTGTCCACACTTAATTCCAAATCTATACTTGAATAATGCGGTGAGAACGATTGATTTCGGAGTAACCTATATTGTTGCCACCACGCTTATTTTATTTTCTATTAGCTATATGCGCAAGAATTATGACCATGAGCGGTCCTCTGTTGAGGAGCGAAACCGGGCAATAGAAGTTCAGAATGAAGAGATACTTTTTCAAAAGCGGGAGCTGGAATATCTGAACCGGGAAAAGGACCGCTTGCTTTCTATCGTGGCGCATGATGTAAGGATGCCATTGAGTTCTATACAGGGGTATTTGGAATTGCTGAATGCAGTAGGACTGGAAGAAGGGGAGAAGTCTTTTATAGAAGAGCAATTGCTGGAGATCACCAGAGATACTTCTGAGATGCTCATGAACCTGCTTTCCTGGTCGAGAACTCAGCTGATGGGAACTAATGTTCAGTTGAAATCCCTGGATGTGAATGAGGCACTGAAGAATTGGTTGAAAATTGAAAAGGCAATAGCCGACAAGAAAGGGATCCGATTGAATGTGTTAACCGCCGGACAATTAAATTTAATGGCGGATCATGATATGTTACATCTGGTAATCAGGAATCTGGTGTCAAATGCACTGAAGTTTACGCCAGCCGGAGGAGAGATTATTGTGTCCACCCGGTATCGTGATGACGAGGGAATGATTATTATTTCTGACAATGGAATAGGGATCTCCAATGATAAGCAGGAGAACCTGTTTCATCTTAATGCTTCCGCCACTTATGGTACCAACAATGAAAAAGGAATCGGATTAGGACTGCTGCTATGTAAAGAGTTTACCGAACAACAGCAAGGTAAGATCTGGTTTGAGAGTAAGGAAGATAAAGGCTCTGTTTTTTACATTTCTTTTAAATTAGGGGCTGTTTAG
- the sucC gene encoding ADP-forming succinate--CoA ligase subunit beta: MNIHEYQGKEILKSFGVAVQEGIVADTVEQAVEAAKKMKTDFNSDWVVIKAQIHAGGRGKGGGVKLAKNLDEVKERAAAILGMQLVTPQTGPEGKKVNKILVAQDVYYPGASETKEFYVGVLLNRATGKNIIMYSTEGGMDIEEVAEKTPHLIFKEEIDPKVGLQGFQARKVAFNLGLSGAAFKEMVKFVTALYKAYDSIDSAMFEINPVLKTSDDKIIAVDAKVDLDENALFRHPDYAAMRDKLEEDPTDVEASESNLNYVKLDGNVGCMVNGAGLAMATMDIIKIAGGEPANFLDVGGTANAQTVKAGFNIILKDPNVKAILINIFGGIVRCDRVAQGVIDAYKEIGDIPVPIICRLQGTNAAEAKQLIDESGLKVYSAIALKDAAALVTKVLS; this comes from the coding sequence ATGAATATCCACGAATATCAAGGTAAAGAAATACTTAAAAGTTTTGGTGTAGCCGTACAAGAAGGCATTGTTGCCGACACGGTTGAGCAGGCTGTAGAAGCTGCTAAAAAAATGAAAACTGACTTCAATTCTGATTGGGTTGTGATTAAAGCACAAATCCATGCAGGCGGAAGAGGTAAAGGCGGAGGTGTAAAACTGGCCAAAAACCTTGATGAGGTTAAAGAAAGAGCTGCTGCAATCCTGGGCATGCAATTGGTAACCCCACAAACTGGTCCTGAAGGTAAGAAAGTAAACAAAATTTTAGTTGCACAGGATGTTTATTATCCTGGAGCTTCAGAAACTAAAGAGTTCTATGTAGGCGTATTGCTAAACCGTGCAACGGGCAAGAACATCATTATGTATTCTACCGAAGGTGGAATGGATATTGAAGAAGTAGCAGAAAAAACACCTCATCTAATATTCAAAGAAGAAATTGACCCTAAGGTTGGTCTTCAAGGATTCCAGGCCCGTAAGGTTGCCTTCAATCTTGGATTAAGCGGAGCTGCTTTTAAAGAGATGGTGAAGTTTGTTACTGCGCTTTACAAAGCCTATGACAGCATTGACTCAGCTATGTTTGAGATCAACCCGGTATTGAAAACTTCTGACGACAAAATCATTGCGGTAGATGCTAAAGTTGATTTAGATGAAAACGCTTTGTTCCGTCATCCTGATTATGCAGCAATGCGTGATAAACTGGAAGAAGATCCAACAGATGTTGAAGCTAGCGAATCAAACTTAAACTACGTAAAATTAGATGGTAATGTTGGCTGTATGGTTAACGGTGCTGGTTTAGCTATGGCGACCATGGACATCATCAAAATTGCAGGTGGTGAGCCTGCCAACTTCCTTGACGTTGGTGGAACTGCAAACGCACAAACCGTAAAAGCAGGTTTTAACATCATCCTTAAGGATCCTAATGTTAAAGCAATCCTAATCAATATCTTTGGTGGTATCGTTCGTTGTGACCGTGTAGCTCAAGGTGTAATTGATGCTTACAAAGAAATCGGAGATATTCCTGTTCCAATCATCTGTCGTTTACAAGGTACTAATGCCGCAGAAGCAAAACAGTTAATTGATGAGTCAGGATTAAAAGTATATTCAGCAATCGCATTGAAAGATGCTGCTGCTTTAGTTACTAAAGTACTTTCGTAG
- a CDS encoding ABC transporter ATP-binding protein, producing MLKAKGIKKAYGNLPILKGVDFEVAKGEIVSIIGASGAGKSTLLHILGTLDKPDQGMVELNGAKVNLLSGELLSVFRNKNIGFVFQFHHLLPEFNAMENICIPAFIAKTGKKEAEQRAMELLDLLGLKDRATHKPNELSGGEQQRIAVARALVNKPSIILADEPSGNLDSANANALHEFFITLRDNFKQTFVIVTHNEGLAKISDRVVTMKDGLII from the coding sequence ATGCTAAAAGCTAAAGGTATAAAGAAAGCTTATGGAAATTTACCCATCCTGAAAGGGGTGGATTTTGAAGTGGCAAAAGGAGAAATTGTGAGTATCATCGGTGCTTCCGGAGCAGGGAAAAGCACATTGTTACATATATTGGGGACTTTAGATAAGCCCGATCAGGGGATGGTAGAATTGAACGGCGCCAAAGTGAATCTGCTTTCCGGCGAGCTGTTAAGTGTCTTTCGTAACAAAAATATAGGCTTTGTTTTTCAATTTCACCATCTGCTACCCGAATTCAATGCAATGGAGAACATTTGTATTCCTGCCTTTATCGCTAAAACAGGTAAAAAGGAAGCAGAACAACGCGCCATGGAATTGTTAGACCTTTTAGGCCTTAAGGACCGGGCAACACATAAACCCAACGAGCTTTCCGGAGGAGAACAACAGCGGATTGCCGTCGCAAGGGCATTGGTTAACAAGCCATCCATCATATTGGCTGATGAGCCTTCAGGAAACCTGGACTCCGCCAATGCAAACGCATTACATGAATTCTTTATCACCCTTAGAGATAACTTTAAGCAGACCTTCGTCATCGTGACACACAACGAAGGACTGGCAAAAATCAGTGACAGGGTAGTCACAATGAAAGACGGATTAATCATATAA
- a CDS encoding HAD hydrolase-like protein, whose translation MVSEKRLEEKLAFVFELDDVLYPEKDYLLQVYYLFAQFIEYGEQLNATEILQFMQEKHLAEGPEDVFTQTAAKFNIPLKYQVNFDLLLQNARLPLKLLIFNKMLNFLQEIVAKGKQLFLFVSGDPAMQLNKIRQIEWNGLEQNLLVYFAAEIGEKPSAAGLELILEKHGLKREELLFVGREGLDQECALNAKIDFLAVDKLLQD comes from the coding sequence ATGGTATCTGAAAAACGCTTAGAAGAAAAACTGGCTTTTGTTTTTGAACTTGACGATGTGCTTTATCCCGAAAAAGATTATCTGCTCCAGGTATATTACCTGTTTGCACAGTTTATTGAATATGGAGAGCAGTTGAATGCAACAGAGATTCTCCAGTTTATGCAGGAAAAACATCTTGCAGAAGGCCCTGAAGATGTTTTTACCCAGACTGCTGCTAAATTTAATATCCCATTAAAATATCAGGTTAACTTTGACCTGTTGCTTCAAAATGCAAGGCTTCCTTTAAAACTGTTGATCTTTAATAAAATGCTGAATTTTCTACAGGAAATTGTAGCCAAAGGAAAGCAGTTGTTCTTATTTGTTTCCGGAGATCCTGCGATGCAGCTGAATAAAATCAGACAGATCGAATGGAACGGTCTGGAGCAGAACCTGCTGGTTTATTTTGCGGCAGAAATAGGCGAAAAACCATCCGCTGCCGGACTGGAATTAATCCTGGAAAAACATGGCTTAAAACGGGAAGAGCTATTGTTTGTAGGCAGGGAAGGGCTGGACCAGGAATGCGCTTTGAATGCAAAGATTGATTTTTTAGCAGTAGATAAACTATTGCAGGATTAA
- a CDS encoding S41 family peptidase, protein MIKYISSGRYAALAIIVLALGFTACKKNKVEPTPEKPPQTSDPATGNSQQTPTTDRVQLTNDSLFLYAKEVYYWNAGLPTYDEYLPRKYTSGAANLDKYKNNLFNLGKASGSVDYTSGFSSLKYSFIEDANAANPQASLPNSLASVDSEGNGNDVGIRIDAYRTDPNNPLTYSLIVTAVYPGSPAAEVGVQRGWVIRTINGQSFGANINTEVNSAFNAIEGSSVSITGTVFTGGVKGIDFAKTLTKRSYKSSPIYKAVTLTAGTKKIGYLAFARFSTLDNTTKADLDAAFANFSTNGVKDLVIDLRYNGGGYINTAEYLINLIAPSGLNGKVMFREYYNSTMRNGKAGILINQPVTDINGKLIYDRTLGRNLTQADDDYSPEAQYVSFSKKGALAGVTNVVFIVSDRTASASELVINSLKPFVNVKLVGETTYGKPVGFFPIRIENRYDVFYAMFETKNANEEGGYFNGMVPDYDAATSTEASFFDNPLYEFGDVKEGYLAKAVAVIPGTAGSSALASAKSARMSVREESNTTTAVPPMILVSKERTTEFIGMIKTPVKRR, encoded by the coding sequence ATGATAAAATACATATCCTCCGGACGTTATGCAGCACTGGCCATCATAGTGCTTGCGCTGGGATTTACAGCTTGTAAAAAGAATAAAGTAGAGCCTACACCGGAGAAACCACCACAGACGAGTGATCCGGCTACCGGAAACAGTCAGCAAACCCCTACGACCGATAGAGTTCAGCTAACGAACGATTCCTTGTTTCTTTATGCTAAAGAAGTGTATTACTGGAATGCAGGATTACCAACTTATGATGAATACCTGCCAAGGAAATATACAAGTGGTGCCGCTAATCTGGATAAGTATAAAAATAACCTTTTCAACCTAGGTAAGGCTTCCGGTTCTGTTGATTATACCTCCGGTTTTTCTTCCTTAAAATACTCCTTTATAGAGGATGCTAATGCTGCAAATCCTCAGGCCAGCTTGCCTAATTCTTTAGCCTCCGTAGATTCAGAGGGTAATGGTAATGATGTAGGAATCAGGATTGATGCCTATAGAACTGATCCAAATAATCCCCTGACTTACAGTTTAATTGTTACTGCCGTTTATCCTGGTTCTCCGGCAGCTGAGGTTGGTGTACAGCGGGGATGGGTGATCAGAACCATTAATGGGCAGAGCTTTGGAGCCAATATCAATACAGAGGTAAATTCAGCCTTTAATGCCATTGAAGGATCAAGTGTGTCGATCACAGGAACCGTATTTACGGGAGGAGTGAAAGGGATAGACTTTGCAAAAACATTAACGAAGAGAAGTTATAAAAGTAGTCCAATTTATAAAGCGGTTACGCTTACCGCGGGAACAAAAAAGATTGGCTATCTGGCTTTCGCCAGATTCTCGACTTTAGACAATACGACGAAAGCAGACCTGGATGCCGCTTTTGCTAATTTTTCTACGAATGGGGTTAAGGACCTCGTGATTGACCTACGCTATAACGGTGGCGGGTATATCAACACTGCAGAATACCTGATCAACCTGATTGCTCCTTCAGGCCTCAATGGGAAAGTGATGTTCCGCGAATATTATAACAGTACCATGCGAAATGGAAAAGCGGGAATTCTGATCAATCAACCTGTGACCGATATCAATGGCAAATTAATATACGACAGGACGCTCGGAAGAAACCTGACTCAGGCCGATGACGATTATAGTCCTGAAGCTCAATATGTATCCTTTAGCAAAAAAGGCGCATTGGCAGGTGTGACCAACGTCGTTTTTATTGTATCAGACAGAACTGCTTCCGCAAGCGAGCTGGTGATCAATAGCTTAAAGCCTTTTGTGAATGTTAAATTGGTGGGGGAAACTACTTATGGAAAACCCGTAGGCTTCTTTCCGATAAGGATTGAAAATCGATATGATGTTTTCTATGCGATGTTTGAAACGAAAAATGCCAATGAAGAGGGCGGCTATTTCAATGGAATGGTTCCTGATTATGATGCGGCAACGTCAACCGAAGCGAGTTTCTTTGATAATCCGTTATATGAATTTGGAGATGTAAAAGAAGGGTATCTCGCGAAGGCGGTAGCTGTCATTCCCGGAACTGCCGGATCTTCTGCATTGGCTTCGGCTAAAAGTGCACGAATGAGCGTTAGGGAAGAAAGTAACACGACTACTGCTGTTCCGCCAATGATCCTGGTATCTAAGGAAAGAACCACTGAGTTTATCGGAATGATTAAAACTCCTGTAAAAAGACGTTAA
- a CDS encoding M20/M25/M40 family metallo-hydrolase, which yields MSANIITFSYLEPDQKMKLYLLLPFVVLLSCNSAKKPAQAQTALHFSKAEQQLLKDVEVLSSDAYEGRKTGTKGAEMARTYLSARFKQIGLKPIPLLSGYEQVFSFRNNKGVEIFGKNMLACIPGKNEEIIVISAHYDHVGIMNNEVYNGADDNASGIAALLKFAEYYKNNKPNYTLIFAAFDAEEMGLRGSKAFVEKPPVALEKIKLNINMDMISHNDKGELYACGTYKYPELKKYFITTDPRIKVLLGHDDPKTGHEDWTNQSDQGSFNAKDIPFIYFGVEDHKDYHKASDEYQNINKKFFIDAAASILEIINNIDKERNLQSIFREKLRMKKQ from the coding sequence ATGTCAGCTAATATAATTACCTTTAGCTACCTGGAACCAGATCAAAAGATGAAATTATACCTGTTATTACCATTCGTTGTGTTGCTGAGTTGCAATTCTGCAAAGAAACCTGCACAGGCACAAACTGCCCTACATTTCTCAAAAGCAGAACAACAATTGCTTAAAGATGTGGAGGTACTCTCTTCGGATGCTTATGAAGGACGCAAGACCGGCACCAAGGGCGCAGAAATGGCTAGGACATATCTTAGCGCCAGATTTAAGCAAATCGGCTTAAAACCCATCCCTTTGCTTTCTGGATATGAGCAGGTTTTCTCTTTCAGAAACAATAAAGGAGTAGAGATCTTCGGAAAGAACATGCTGGCCTGCATTCCCGGAAAAAATGAAGAGATTATCGTGATCTCCGCTCATTATGATCATGTGGGCATCATGAATAACGAGGTGTACAATGGCGCGGACGACAATGCCTCTGGTATCGCTGCCTTGTTAAAATTTGCGGAATATTATAAAAATAACAAGCCCAATTACACACTAATCTTCGCCGCTTTCGATGCGGAAGAAATGGGTTTAAGAGGCTCAAAGGCATTTGTAGAAAAACCGCCGGTAGCATTGGAAAAGATTAAGCTCAACATCAATATGGACATGATCAGCCATAATGACAAAGGTGAATTGTATGCCTGCGGGACTTACAAGTATCCCGAATTAAAGAAGTATTTCATCACTACAGATCCCCGGATCAAGGTATTACTGGGGCATGACGATCCTAAAACAGGTCATGAAGACTGGACGAATCAAAGTGATCAGGGTTCATTTAATGCAAAAGACATTCCTTTCATCTACTTCGGTGTGGAAGACCATAAAGATTACCATAAGGCCTCAGATGAATATCAGAACATCAACAAAAAGTTCTTTATCGATGCTGCGGCTTCCATCCTGGAAATCATCAACAACATCGATAAAGAACGTAATCTACAATCCATCTTCAGAGAGAAATTGCGGATGAAAAAGCAATAA
- a CDS encoding aldo/keto reductase → MEYRRLGKSGLQVSALSLGSWLTFGQQISDKTADELMGIAYDAGVNFFDNAEGYAEGKSEEVMGKILKSHKWERESFVVSSKVFFGTENKGPNRVGLSRKHVIEACNAALRRLQVDYLDLYFCHRPDKNTPVEETVWAMNTLLQQGKILYWGTSEWSASEIMEAIRVAKQYNLIGPTMEQPQYNLLERNKMENEYLLLFKEYGLGTTIWSPLASGLLSGKYTSGNTKDTRLELKGMEWLKDAVLNEEKLKKAEKLQGLADQLNVPLAKLSLAWCLKNPNVSTVILGASKTAQLKENLTTLEVLPLLTEEVLTKIEDIMQTKPHLPQF, encoded by the coding sequence ATGGAATATAGACGTTTAGGTAAATCAGGATTACAGGTGAGTGCGCTTTCTTTAGGAAGCTGGCTAACCTTTGGACAACAGATCAGCGATAAAACAGCCGATGAGTTAATGGGAATTGCTTATGATGCCGGGGTTAACTTTTTCGACAATGCTGAGGGCTATGCGGAAGGGAAATCGGAAGAGGTGATGGGTAAAATTCTTAAATCCCATAAATGGGAGCGGGAATCTTTCGTGGTGTCCAGTAAGGTGTTTTTTGGCACGGAAAATAAAGGGCCAAATAGAGTTGGTTTATCGCGTAAGCACGTGATAGAAGCTTGTAATGCCGCATTGAGACGCTTACAGGTAGATTATCTTGATCTTTATTTCTGCCATAGGCCGGATAAGAATACGCCGGTTGAAGAAACCGTATGGGCAATGAATACCTTATTACAACAAGGGAAAATTCTGTACTGGGGAACCTCTGAATGGAGTGCTTCGGAGATCATGGAAGCGATCAGGGTTGCAAAGCAATACAATTTGATCGGTCCAACGATGGAACAACCTCAATACAACCTGTTGGAGCGGAATAAGATGGAGAACGAATACTTGTTACTGTTCAAAGAATACGGGTTGGGCACCACGATCTGGTCGCCATTAGCATCCGGTTTATTGTCTGGTAAATATACTTCAGGAAATACCAAAGATACCCGTCTGGAACTGAAAGGGATGGAATGGCTGAAAGATGCGGTTTTAAATGAAGAGAAGCTTAAAAAGGCGGAGAAACTGCAGGGATTGGCAGATCAGCTAAACGTGCCTTTGGCGAAACTTTCGTTGGCCTGGTGCCTTAAGAATCCGAATGTAAGTACGGTGATTTTGGGTGCTTCGAAGACTGCACAGTTAAAAGAAAACCTGACTACTCTGGAAGTGCTTCCTTTGTTAACGGAAGAAGTGCTGACGAAAATAGAAGACATCATGCAGACCAAGCCTCATTTGCCGCAGTTTTAA